In Agromyces sp. G08B096, a genomic segment contains:
- a CDS encoding DUF6350 family protein: MTRLTCALLAALEAVVAALIGLGIALLPLLLLWSVHFGLAVDLPVFLRAAADVWLLGHGVDLTAQLDPVTAGRLALPGAGDPFALTIALLGFALVTVLFARRIGRRAATAGHPFVGALAAVVVTGAVGGVLAALAGHPAAQPSTWQAVVLPAFVAGLGAAVGASYETLRAEAAERPDASPGALLARWRELPELPLAASLAAVRIGAGAAFGILAVAAGLVVVLLIADYATVVGLSQALGAGADGGLAITVAELALLPNVVVWAASWLLGPGFALGEGTTVSPTGTLLGPVPGVPLAGILPPEGASLGIVWLIVPLVLGFAGATFAWPWLVRTPGMRVRSWWMPVAVSAAAGVVAGLVLGLLAWWSGGAVGPGRLSVVGPDPLPVAGIAALTVFLGSVAGAFTARAVPRHPLGASRVDAADWPEDDDLSATDRFEASDLAGPSGTGRGAP; the protein is encoded by the coding sequence ATGACTCGCCTGACCTGTGCCCTGCTCGCCGCGCTCGAGGCGGTCGTCGCGGCGCTCATCGGGCTCGGCATCGCGCTGCTGCCGCTCCTGCTGCTCTGGTCGGTGCACTTCGGGCTCGCCGTCGACCTGCCCGTCTTCCTCCGCGCGGCCGCCGACGTCTGGCTCCTCGGGCACGGCGTCGACCTCACCGCCCAGCTCGACCCGGTGACCGCCGGCCGTCTCGCGCTGCCCGGCGCCGGCGACCCGTTCGCCCTCACCATCGCGCTGCTCGGCTTCGCGCTCGTCACCGTGCTCTTCGCCCGTCGAATCGGTCGCCGCGCGGCCACGGCCGGCCATCCGTTCGTCGGCGCGCTCGCCGCCGTCGTCGTGACCGGCGCCGTGGGCGGCGTGCTGGCCGCGCTCGCCGGCCACCCGGCGGCGCAGCCGTCCACGTGGCAGGCCGTCGTCCTCCCGGCGTTCGTCGCCGGTCTCGGGGCGGCCGTCGGCGCGTCGTACGAGACGCTGCGCGCCGAGGCCGCCGAGCGACCGGATGCCTCGCCAGGGGCGCTGCTCGCCAGGTGGCGCGAGCTGCCCGAGCTTCCGCTGGCCGCGTCCCTCGCCGCGGTCCGCATCGGCGCCGGGGCGGCGTTCGGCATCCTCGCCGTCGCGGCCGGGCTCGTCGTGGTGCTCCTCATCGCCGACTACGCCACCGTCGTGGGGCTCTCGCAGGCGCTCGGCGCGGGCGCCGACGGCGGGCTCGCCATCACGGTGGCGGAGCTCGCACTGCTGCCGAACGTCGTCGTGTGGGCGGCATCCTGGCTGCTCGGACCCGGCTTCGCACTCGGCGAGGGGACCACGGTCTCGCCGACCGGGACCCTGCTCGGCCCGGTGCCCGGGGTGCCGCTCGCCGGTATCCTGCCGCCCGAAGGCGCGTCTCTCGGCATCGTCTGGCTCATCGTGCCGCTCGTCCTCGGCTTCGCGGGGGCCACGTTCGCCTGGCCCTGGCTCGTACGGACGCCCGGGATGCGGGTGCGGTCGTGGTGGATGCCCGTCGCCGTCTCGGCGGCGGCCGGCGTCGTCGCGGGGCTCGTGCTGGGCCTCCTCGCCTGGTGGTCGGGCGGCGCCGTCGGGCCGGGCCGGCTCTCGGTCGTCGGCCCCGACCCGCTCCCCGTCGCGGGCATCGCCGCGCTCACGGTGTTCCTCGGCTCGGTCGCGGGCGCGTTCACCGCTCGCGCCGTCCCGCGGCATCCGCTCGGCGCATCGCGCGTCGACGCGGCCGACTGGCCCGAGGACGACGACCTGTCCGCGACCGACCGGTTCGAGGCATCCGACCTCGCGGGCCCCTCGGGCACCGGCCGCGGCGCGCCGTGA
- the purN gene encoding phosphoribosylglycinamide formyltransferase, producing the protein MLKLVVLISGGGSNLRALLEAAEDPEYPARVVAIGADRDADGLALGEEYGIPAFTVPFTAYDSRDAWGEALIEEIRRWEPDLVVLSGLMRLVPDAVVEAFSPYLVNTHPAYLPEFPGAHGVRDALAAGVTQTGASLIVVDTSVDGGPIIAQERVPVLPGDTEATLHERIKPVERRLLIQAVRDIATSHLDLKELTAS; encoded by the coding sequence GTGCTCAAGCTCGTCGTGCTGATCTCGGGCGGCGGTTCGAACCTCCGCGCCCTCCTCGAGGCCGCTGAAGACCCGGAGTATCCCGCCCGGGTGGTCGCGATCGGCGCCGATCGCGACGCCGACGGGCTGGCGCTCGGCGAGGAGTACGGCATCCCGGCGTTCACCGTGCCGTTCACCGCCTACGACAGCCGCGACGCCTGGGGCGAGGCGCTCATCGAGGAGATCCGCCGGTGGGAGCCCGACCTCGTCGTGCTCTCCGGCCTCATGCGCCTCGTTCCCGACGCCGTCGTCGAGGCGTTCTCGCCGTACCTCGTGAACACCCACCCCGCGTACCTGCCGGAGTTCCCCGGGGCGCACGGCGTCCGCGACGCGCTCGCCGCCGGCGTGACGCAGACCGGCGCGAGCCTCATCGTCGTCGACACCTCCGTCGACGGCGGGCCCATCATCGCCCAGGAGCGCGTGCCTGTGCTGCCGGGCGACACCGAGGCCACGCTGCACGAACGCATCAAGCCCGTCGAACGCCGCCTGCTCATCCAGGCGGTGCGCGACATCGCCACCTCGCACCTCGACCTGAAGGAGCTCACCGCATCATGA
- the purH gene encoding bifunctional phosphoribosylaminoimidazolecarboxamide formyltransferase/IMP cyclohydrolase, with translation MSGPSHDPSLYRHRDRVPVRRALVAVSDKRGLVELATALVEAGVEIVSTGGTGQAIAAAGLPVTQVADVTGYPEHLDGRVRTLHPGVHSGLLADLRLADHERQLAELRIQPYELVVVNLYPFAETVASGAEGDAVVEQIDIGGPAMVRAAAKNHANVAVVVSPDRYDEIAAAVAAGGTTLDERRALAREAFRHTASYDIAVASWIGSAVAPDQPADVSPFPAWIGGSWVKDADLRYGENSHQRAALYAAQSAPAPGIAQATQLHGKEMSYNNYVDADSAVRAAFDFAEPAVAIIKHANPCGIAVAAAGADDPIADAHRRAHECDPVSAYGGVIAANRVVTRTMAETVAGIFTEVLVAPGFEPEALEVLTAKKNLRLLVLPDGFAPTAVELRQVSGGLLLQEADRHFADPAEWTLVAGDPADEQTLADLAFAWTACRAVKSNAILLASGGASVGVGMGQVNRVDSCRLAVERAGERAAGAVAASDAFFPFADGPQILIDSGVRAIVQPGGSIRDDEVIAAAQAAGVTMYLTGERHFFH, from the coding sequence ATGAGCGGCCCCAGCCACGACCCGAGCCTCTACCGCCACCGCGACCGGGTGCCGGTGCGCCGGGCCCTCGTCGCGGTGAGCGACAAGCGCGGGCTCGTCGAGCTCGCGACCGCCCTCGTCGAGGCGGGCGTCGAGATCGTCTCGACGGGCGGCACCGGCCAGGCGATCGCCGCCGCCGGCCTGCCCGTGACCCAGGTGGCCGACGTCACCGGGTATCCCGAGCACCTCGACGGGCGCGTGCGCACCCTGCACCCCGGGGTGCACTCGGGCCTCCTCGCCGACCTGAGGCTCGCCGATCACGAGCGTCAGCTGGCGGAGCTCCGGATCCAGCCGTACGAGCTCGTCGTGGTGAACCTCTACCCGTTCGCCGAGACGGTCGCCTCCGGAGCCGAGGGCGACGCGGTGGTCGAGCAGATCGACATCGGCGGGCCCGCGATGGTGCGCGCCGCCGCAAAGAACCACGCGAACGTCGCCGTCGTGGTCTCGCCCGACCGGTACGACGAGATCGCCGCGGCCGTCGCCGCCGGCGGCACGACGCTGGACGAGCGCCGCGCGCTCGCGCGCGAGGCGTTCCGGCACACGGCGTCGTACGACATCGCGGTGGCGTCATGGATCGGCAGCGCCGTCGCCCCCGACCAGCCCGCCGACGTGTCGCCGTTCCCCGCCTGGATCGGCGGGTCGTGGGTGAAGGACGCCGACCTCCGGTACGGCGAGAACTCGCATCAGCGCGCGGCGCTCTACGCCGCGCAGTCGGCGCCGGCCCCCGGCATCGCCCAGGCGACGCAGCTGCACGGCAAGGAGATGTCGTACAACAACTACGTCGACGCCGACTCGGCCGTGCGCGCCGCGTTCGACTTCGCCGAGCCCGCCGTCGCCATCATCAAGCACGCCAACCCGTGCGGCATCGCGGTCGCGGCCGCCGGCGCCGACGACCCCATCGCCGACGCCCACCGGCGCGCGCACGAGTGCGACCCGGTGTCGGCCTACGGCGGCGTGATCGCGGCGAACCGCGTCGTGACGCGCACCATGGCCGAGACGGTCGCGGGCATCTTCACCGAGGTGCTCGTGGCCCCGGGCTTCGAACCCGAGGCGCTCGAGGTGCTCACCGCGAAGAAGAACCTCCGCCTCCTCGTGCTGCCCGACGGCTTCGCGCCGACCGCGGTGGAGCTCCGGCAGGTCTCCGGCGGGCTGCTCCTGCAGGAGGCCGACCGGCACTTCGCGGACCCCGCCGAGTGGACGCTCGTGGCCGGCGACCCCGCCGACGAGCAGACCCTCGCCGACCTCGCTTTCGCCTGGACCGCGTGCCGGGCCGTGAAGTCGAACGCGATCCTGCTGGCCTCGGGCGGGGCATCCGTCGGGGTGGGCATGGGTCAGGTGAACCGCGTCGACTCGTGCCGCCTCGCCGTCGAGCGCGCGGGGGAGCGGGCCGCCGGAGCGGTGGCGGCATCCGACGCGTTCTTCCCGTTCGCCGACGGGCCGCAGATCCTCATCGACAGCGGTGTGCGCGCGATCGTCCAGCCCGGCGGCTCGATCCGCGATGACGAGGTCATCGCTGCGGCGCAGGCCGCCGGCGTGACGATGTACCTCACCGGAGAGCGCCACTTCTTCCACTGA
- a CDS encoding Glu/Leu/Phe/Val dehydrogenase dimerization domain-containing protein, giving the protein MSITHAPASPATTASATPAPAASAPTVVPLPDQAPDHERVLITRGPRSGLTVVVAVHSTVLGQALGGARLWRYPHWTDALADALRLSEAMTLKNAAAGLNRGGGKSVIQVPPGVELDDDLRRAAMLDLGDAVESLGGAYMTAEDVGTSAELMAVVAERTAHVCGLPPEQGGVGEPADATAAGVHAGLVATLEHVTGSRDVAGRHVVVAGLGQVGGRLARRLAAEGARLTVTDVADGKRALADELGAEWVDPADAHRVEADVFAPCGLGGVLTPEVVSELRVRAVVGAANTQLAAREVAGLLRDRGIVWAPDFVVNAGGVVYLDLASTPGVEASELDARIAGIGDVIGRVLRDADASGETTLVAAERLAAARLDRARAERS; this is encoded by the coding sequence ATGTCGATCACCCACGCACCCGCCAGCCCCGCCACAACGGCGTCCGCCACCCCGGCGCCCGCCGCGTCGGCACCCACCGTCGTCCCGCTGCCCGACCAGGCGCCCGACCACGAGCGCGTGCTCATCACGCGCGGCCCCCGCTCGGGTCTCACCGTCGTCGTCGCCGTGCACTCCACGGTGCTCGGGCAGGCCCTCGGCGGCGCCCGCCTGTGGCGCTACCCCCACTGGACCGACGCGCTCGCCGACGCCCTCCGCCTCTCCGAGGCAATGACCCTGAAGAACGCCGCTGCGGGCCTGAACCGCGGCGGCGGCAAATCCGTGATCCAGGTGCCGCCGGGCGTCGAGCTCGACGACGACCTGCGCCGCGCCGCCATGCTCGACCTCGGCGACGCGGTCGAGTCGCTCGGCGGCGCGTACATGACCGCCGAGGACGTCGGCACAAGTGCCGAGCTCATGGCCGTCGTCGCCGAGCGCACCGCCCACGTCTGCGGCCTCCCGCCCGAGCAGGGCGGCGTCGGCGAACCCGCGGACGCGACCGCCGCCGGCGTCCACGCGGGCCTCGTCGCGACCCTCGAGCACGTGACCGGCAGCCGCGACGTCGCCGGCCGGCACGTCGTCGTCGCCGGCCTCGGCCAGGTGGGCGGACGGCTCGCCCGCCGGCTCGCCGCCGAGGGTGCGCGGCTCACCGTCACGGATGTCGCGGACGGCAAGCGCGCGCTCGCCGACGAGCTCGGCGCCGAGTGGGTCGACCCGGCCGACGCGCACCGCGTGGAGGCCGACGTGTTCGCGCCCTGCGGACTCGGCGGCGTGCTCACCCCCGAGGTCGTGAGCGAGCTCCGGGTCCGCGCCGTCGTGGGCGCCGCCAACACGCAGCTCGCCGCACGCGAGGTCGCCGGGCTGCTCCGCGACCGCGGCATCGTCTGGGCGCCCGACTTCGTCGTGAACGCCGGCGGCGTGGTCTACCTCGACCTCGCCTCGACGCCAGGGGTGGAGGCATCCGAACTGGACGCCCGCATCGCGGGCATCGGCGACGTCATCGGGCGGGTCCTGCGAGACGCGGATGCCTCGGGCGAGACGACGCTCGTCGCCGCGGAGCGGCTGGCTGCCGCCCGGCTCGACCGGGCTCGCGCCGAGCGGAGCTGA
- the ddaH gene encoding dimethylargininase: MTSPAPSSQPDRARFRPATTPGRRAGAAMLSAAAVALVAFATATLALFIGNGQSPDVFGQVAGHFLATALIAWALLAVANAVGATRRWFLALAAGFASGVLAALLGTSWTVLAGGRGATPELFVFVLGSLVSLNLVFILVVMAAEVFLAPRVQRGVLGFVPARAPRRIALVRIPASNLAEGELTHRDRVPVDQAKADDQWDNYCAALVAEGWETLEVDAAPDLADSVFVEDAVVMFGDLAVLTSPGAESRRGEIEGVERLVRTIPGVTVERIQQPGTLDGGDVLKVGSTVYVGASSRTNAEGIRQLRALLAPHGFTVVAVPVTKALHLKSTVTALPDGTIIGHPDLVDEPSLFPRFLPVPEPEGVAVVELSDETLLMSASAPRTAAMLAGFGYRVVTVDISEFEKLEGCVTCLSVRVR, encoded by the coding sequence ATGACGTCCCCCGCGCCATCCTCCCAGCCCGACCGCGCCCGGTTCCGTCCCGCGACCACCCCCGGCCGCCGCGCGGGCGCGGCGATGCTGTCGGCCGCCGCCGTCGCCCTCGTCGCGTTCGCGACCGCCACCCTCGCGCTCTTCATCGGCAATGGGCAGTCGCCCGACGTCTTCGGACAGGTCGCCGGGCACTTCCTCGCCACGGCCCTCATCGCCTGGGCGCTGCTCGCCGTCGCCAACGCGGTCGGCGCGACGCGACGCTGGTTCCTCGCACTCGCCGCGGGCTTCGCCTCCGGCGTGCTCGCCGCCCTCCTCGGCACCTCGTGGACGGTGCTCGCGGGCGGACGGGGCGCGACGCCCGAGCTGTTCGTCTTCGTGCTCGGCTCGCTCGTCAGCCTCAACCTCGTGTTCATCCTCGTCGTCATGGCCGCCGAGGTGTTCCTCGCCCCCCGCGTGCAGCGCGGCGTGCTCGGCTTCGTCCCGGCCCGCGCACCGCGCCGCATCGCGCTTGTGCGGATCCCCGCGTCGAACCTCGCCGAGGGCGAGCTGACCCACCGCGACCGGGTTCCGGTCGACCAGGCCAAGGCCGACGACCAGTGGGACAACTACTGCGCGGCGCTCGTGGCCGAAGGCTGGGAGACGCTCGAGGTCGACGCAGCGCCCGACCTCGCCGACTCGGTCTTCGTCGAGGACGCGGTGGTCATGTTCGGCGACCTCGCGGTGCTCACGAGCCCCGGCGCCGAGTCCCGACGCGGCGAGATCGAGGGCGTCGAGCGCCTCGTGCGCACCATCCCCGGCGTCACGGTCGAGCGGATCCAGCAGCCCGGCACCCTCGACGGCGGCGACGTGCTGAAGGTCGGCTCCACCGTGTACGTCGGCGCGTCGAGCCGCACGAACGCCGAGGGCATCCGGCAGCTGCGAGCGCTGCTCGCGCCGCACGGGTTCACCGTCGTGGCCGTGCCGGTCACGAAGGCGCTGCACCTGAAGAGCACGGTCACGGCGCTGCCCGACGGGACGATCATCGGTCACCCCGACCTCGTCGACGAGCCGTCGCTGTTCCCGCGGTTCCTTCCCGTCCCCGAGCCCGAGGGCGTCGCCGTCGTCGAGCTCTCCGACGAGACGCTGCTCATGTCGGCGTCGGCGCCGCGCACCGCGGCGATGCTCGCCGGCTTCGGCTACCGCGTCGTCACCGTCGACATCTCGGAGTTCGAGAAGCTCGAGGGCTGCGTCACCTGCCTCTCGGTCCGCGTGCGCTGA
- a CDS encoding ABC transporter ATP-binding protein, protein MSTLRADAVTRVFESRAGSVRAVDGVSLEVSPGELLVVTGPSGAGKTTLLNLLAGLDRPTEGTVHLGDLELSAMGEDDLANVRRDRLGVVFQSFGLVPVLSAAENVEVPLRLQRMAPAERDRRVAEVLELVGLAGHAEQRPYELSGGQQQRVGIARALAARPQVLLADEPTGQLDSGTAATVMDLIVDLVHAHGVAAVVTTHDPALVGRADRVIALHDGRAA, encoded by the coding sequence ATGAGCACGCTCCGCGCCGATGCCGTGACCCGCGTCTTCGAGAGCCGCGCGGGCTCGGTGCGCGCCGTCGACGGGGTCTCCCTCGAGGTCTCGCCAGGCGAGCTGCTCGTCGTGACCGGTCCGTCCGGTGCGGGCAAGACGACGCTGCTGAACCTTCTCGCGGGCCTCGACCGCCCGACCGAGGGAACGGTGCACCTCGGCGACCTCGAGCTCTCGGCCATGGGCGAGGACGACCTCGCGAACGTGCGTCGCGACCGCCTCGGCGTCGTGTTCCAGTCGTTCGGCCTCGTGCCGGTCCTCTCGGCCGCCGAGAACGTCGAGGTGCCGTTGCGGCTGCAGCGGATGGCCCCCGCCGAACGCGATCGGCGCGTGGCCGAGGTGCTCGAGCTCGTCGGTCTCGCGGGGCACGCCGAGCAGCGCCCGTACGAGCTGTCCGGCGGTCAGCAGCAGCGGGTGGGCATCGCCCGCGCGCTCGCGGCGCGGCCGCAGGTGCTGCTCGCGGACGAGCCGACCGGGCAGCTCGACAGCGGCACGGCGGCCACGGTGATGGATCTCATCGTCGATCTCGTGCACGCCCACGGCGTCGCCGCGGTCGTCACGACGCACGACCCGGCCCTCGTCGGCCGGGCCGACCGGGTCATCGCCCTGCACGACGGGCGCGCGGCCTGA
- a CDS encoding ABC transporter ATP-binding protein: MTVVTGSVEPHIRCVDLVRIFSADGVEVQALQGLNLRVDPGEMVAVVGASGSGKSTLLTILSGLDTATAGSAHVAGHDLLAMRSRERVAYRRHTVGFVWQQTSRNLLPYLTAAENIGLALAVARTAKGRRRAERAGELLDLLGVADLADRRPAELSGGQQQRVAIAVALANRPLVLLADEPTGELDEATSVEVLEAMRGVNDALGVTTLIVTHDPTVSDHVRRTVQIRDGRTSTEVLRSTRVDEHGDEQAIAEEFAVLDRVGRLQLPHDFVESLQLRERVRLALEPDHVSVFPGHDGAGHDAAGPDAAGPARARPDAARPAAVPSSEEDQR; this comes from the coding sequence ATGACCGTCGTCACCGGGTCCGTCGAACCGCACATCCGCTGCGTCGACCTCGTGCGCATCTTCAGCGCCGACGGCGTCGAGGTGCAGGCGCTGCAAGGGCTGAACCTCCGGGTCGATCCGGGCGAGATGGTCGCCGTCGTCGGCGCGTCCGGATCGGGCAAGTCGACGCTGCTCACGATCCTCTCCGGCCTCGACACCGCCACGGCCGGTTCGGCCCACGTCGCCGGTCACGACCTGCTCGCGATGCGGTCGCGCGAGCGGGTCGCCTACCGTCGGCACACCGTCGGCTTCGTCTGGCAGCAGACGTCGCGGAATCTGCTGCCGTACCTCACCGCCGCCGAGAACATCGGGCTGGCGCTCGCGGTGGCCCGCACCGCCAAGGGACGGCGCCGCGCCGAGCGCGCCGGGGAGCTGCTCGACCTCCTCGGCGTCGCCGATCTCGCCGATCGCCGGCCGGCGGAGCTCTCAGGGGGTCAGCAGCAGCGGGTCGCGATCGCGGTCGCCCTCGCGAACCGCCCGCTCGTGCTCCTCGCCGACGAACCGACGGGTGAGCTCGACGAAGCCACGAGCGTGGAGGTGCTGGAGGCCATGCGCGGCGTGAACGACGCACTCGGCGTGACGACGCTCATCGTCACCCACGACCCCACGGTGTCCGACCACGTCCGCCGCACGGTGCAGATCCGCGACGGCCGCACCTCCACCGAGGTGCTGCGCTCGACCCGCGTCGACGAGCACGGCGACGAGCAGGCGATCGCGGAGGAGTTCGCGGTCCTCGACCGGGTCGGCCGGCTGCAGCTGCCGCACGACTTCGTCGAGAGTCTGCAGCTGCGCGAGCGGGTCCGGCTGGCGCTCGAGCCAGACCACGTCTCGGTGTTCCCGGGCCACGACGGCGCCGGCCACGACGCCGCGGGGCCCGACGCGGCCGGCCCCGCCCGCGCCCGCCCCGACGCCGCCCGCCCCGCAGCCGTCCCGTCGTCCGAGGAGGACCAGCGATGA